The Nostoc sp. 'Lobaria pulmonaria (5183) cyanobiont' DNA window ATAAACCGAAAATTGAGACGTTTGTGGTAAATCTGCCTCAAATACCGAAGATAGGTGAAACAATTGTAGTCGAAAGAATTTCACCCCAAAAGGAGTTTGTAATTATCTTTGAGTACATTGTGACAGCAGTGCAATTTAATGCATCTAGGGAATCGGTTGATGCAGCAGATGCTCAGGTAAACGCATTTTTGAACCACTGTTGGGAGGGAACATCAAATTTCAAAGTTACAAACTTTTTAGAACAATAATCTCTCACCACAATATATGATTGAGAAAATAAGCTAAAAGCTTTAATCCTGTTGGTTCATGATAAAAAGTTTTGTTGTGCCTGGGCTAAGAAACTCCGACGATCGCAAAGTCGCCATGAAAAGCACAACCGCGCATATATCCTGGACAAAATGCCACAGGTTCAAATCATAGCAGTATCTTCTTTTTCAACTGAGCTTTATACTGAGAAATAAAGTTTTTGTTAATACTTCTTTCCTCCAGCAAGAACTGCTTACTCTTAATCAGAATACAATGTTGGCTCCTCGTTTCTTGTTCCCTGTTTTTTGATTGCTGAAGCAAAGTCAGGTAAGCTTCTTTACCCAATCTTCATAATTTGAATTCTTGTAGACTTGTACATAATTATATAGATGTTGACTTTTTAGTAACTTGTTGGGAAAATACGTAAAAAATTAACCAGATGATTGACCATAGCGATCGCCTAGCTTCTCGTAAAGAAGGCAGATTCCAAGGTGTTGGAGGACTTGAACTGTATTACCAAAGCTGGCATCCAGAGGGTAAAGTACGGGCAATATTAGCCATTGTGCATGGACTCGGAGCGCACAGCGATCGCTACAGTAATATAATTGAGCATTTGATACCCAAGCAATACGCTGTCTACGCCTTAGACTTGCGCGGTCATGGACGCTCACCAGGTCAGCAAGGCTATATCAACGCTTGGAGTGAGTTTTGTAAAGACTTAGGAGCTTTTTTACAGTTAATTCAGACTCAGAATCCTGGATGTCCAGTTTTTCTCTTGGGTCACAGTTTAGGCGCAGTGATTGTCTTAGATTACATTCTGCGCTATCCCCAACAAGCATCATTATTGCAGGGTGCGATCGCTCTTGCACCAACCTTGGGGAAAGTTGGGGTTTCACCTATTCGGGTACTTTTAGGAAAAATGCTCTCACGGGTGTGGCCGCGTTTCACCCTGAATACAGGTATTGACATCAGTGCTGCTTCACGAGATCCGCAGGTTTTAGCCGCCATTGCTCAGGATACAATGCGACATACCCTTGCTACTGCCCGTCTGGCTACAGAATTCTTTGCAACAGTTGATTGGATTAATGCTCACGCAGGTGATTGGCAATTACCATTGTTGATTCTTCACGGTGGTGCAGACCGAGTAGCTTTACCTGCGGGAAGTGACATCTTTTACCAACGGGTAAACTGCACAGATAAGCTGAGAATTGAGTATACGGGAGCCTATCATGAGATTCAAAGTGACATAAATTACCGCGAGGTAATGGGTGATTTAGAGGATTGGTTAGAGCGACACCTACCATCTGAGGTGGTGCAGTTAGGACGGGGAAGCGCTGAGTTAGAGTTTCCTAATTCTTAGCTTTCAGTACATGAGGTTTGATTACTCTATCGTCAACTAATGCGTAAGCGTAGCGCGTCGTAGACATCTAATAGTTCTAAGAGATAATACCTGGAATTATATTGTATTTTTCTAAGTAGTACTTTATTTTGGTATCTGATGTTATCAAAGGTGATTTAAGAACCACTGCTGATGGCTGAACTATAACCGCCCTTAGCTACTTGTTCCTCGACAAAGACTTTCATCGACTCAGGTAAGGAAATCTGAATGTTAGTCATACCTTGAGATATCTGGTGGGCGATTTTCTCTACTACGTTAGCACTGCGATCGCATCCACTTCCATCAAACAGGCGATCGCACCTTTAAATGTAGAGTCAATTGTTTGTATTATCCGAAAAATATATTGCTGAGGATTGAGAGTTTTTTCCAACCAAAATAGGTTCTCCCTTTACTCCTCCACGGGTAAGAGTACAAATCTTATAAAGATTTTCACACTCAAAGATTGCCAGAACTAGCTCTTTCCCTGTTTGGTAAGAGGATGGTAAAGGTTTCCCTACCTCGCATTCCATATCAATTTCGTTATCACGCCACTGTAACTTCCAAATACGCTTTTCGGTTATTGGTGCTTTAAGAGACTGAGCGATCGCACTATATACCTGCTCTGCTTTGATATCATCCTTGGCTGCTGGCACAAAAAACTTCATAGGCTGAGGTTACAAATAACGTAGGTTTCATTAGCACCAGCGTAACGCAGTTACCAAGGCAATCTGCTTCCATCCCATGAGAAAAAGTGTCCACTATCGCCTTCTTGAAGCTGTTCGATGACAGCCAATAATTGGGTAACAGTACGTTCCACTGAAAATAATTTTTCCGCAGGTACATTTCCCTGGAAAGGACGAGAAAGGCGGGTATCAGTTGTACCAGGATGCAATGTTACTATTAATGCTTTCGGACAACTTCTTTTATACTCAATTGCCGCAGTTCGCATCAACATATTGAGTGCTGCTTTAGAAGCCCGATAGCCGTACCATCCACCAAGTTGGTTATCGCCAATACTGCCCAATTTAGCAGAAATAGTGGCGAACACGCTGCGTTCTCCATGACGAAACAGAGGCAATAAATGTTTAGCCAGTAAGACACCACCAATACTATTTATCTGAAAGTAGCGCAGCAAATTTTCTGAATTGATCTGTCTTAAGCTTTTTTCAGGTTGCAAAGTATCTTCATGTAACAGTCCTACACAGTTGACTACCAAATGCAGTTTGTCAACTTGAGTATGTATTTTTTGAACAGCTTCAATAATCTGCAACTCCTCAGTAATATCTATCTCCAAACAAATTAATCGCTCAGGATATTTGTCTACAAGAGCTATTAACTCTGAGGCCGATTCCAGTTGACGAGAAGTTGCATAAATTTTAGCTATTCTGTGATCTTGTAGCAAATTTTTCACAAAACCCAAACCAATACCTTGACTGGCTCCCACAATCAAAGCATTGACAGGATTAATTTCATCAATAAAAGACATATCAATTTAGATAATTTGTGGAGGTATTTGATACTCATAGCGAGAGACGAAATAAGCACCAATTTGTCTCTGGCTGCGATCGCGGAAAGCAAAGCCTTGATATACTGCTCTCAGGCGCGGACGCGAATCATCGCAATCTAGACGTAAATAACGTTTACTAAGTGTTTGTGCGTGTTCAACAGATCAAGCCAGCAGTGTTGAACTGCAAAGCCATGTACAAATGCTGACTCTTCCTGAGAGATGTCGGGCCAGAAAAGTAAATGCTCTAGTTCTTAGAGCAAAGCGCCACCACAACTAGAACCACATCCAGCAGTACAACCATAGCAATAAGCAGCAGTTTGTACCTCACTAATCAGGTCTAAACTGCCAGCTTCTAACAATTTGCCAACTGTCAAGGTTTCACCATTGCGGGTTTTTGCAGGCAAATTCATCATTTGGTTAAAGTCACAATCATATACATTGCCCAGATAGTCAATTGAAAGTTCATCGCGACACATTAAATGTTCAACTGTGCTGGGATTAAAATGCGACTCTAAAAACTGCAAATAGCTGGTGTATAGTTTTCTCCGTTCTAAATGCATTTTGGTTCTACCAACTGGTAGGTTAGTAAAGGTGAAGAGGTTGTTAAATACAATATTAAAATGTTCTTGTAAGAACATTTTGTAATCTTGTTCTAGGTTACTCTGTTCGGGAGCTAAAGAAAATTTTTCATCGGTGGGCAACTGGGGATTAAAAACCAAGTCCAAAATTAAATTTTGGTTTTTACCATAGCCGAGTTGGTTAAGCCACTGTAAAGCTTTGACGGAACTATCAAAAACACCAGTACCACGCATTTTATCAACATTATCTGCTAAATAACAAGGTAGAGAAGCCACAATTCTTACTTGGTTTTGGGCAAAGTATTCTGGTAAATCGCCAAATCCATCTTCAAAATAAATGGTTAAATTAGACCGGACAATCACTTGTTTATCAGTTGCTTTTGCTGCTTCTACAAGTGGCTTAAATCCATAATTCATTTCGGGTGCACCACCAGTCAAATCCACAATTTTAATTTCGGGAAATTTATGGATTAGTAAAATCAATTGTTCGCAAATTTCAGGAGAAAGTTCTTCTGTACGTTTTGGACCGGCTTCGACATGACAGTGTGTACAGGCAAGATTACAACGTTTACCTAGATTAATTTGTAAAACAGTGATTCCTTTTTTGCTCAAGGGTGAACTGAGTTTGTTTTTAAAGGCTGTGATTGCTGTATCTAGTAGAATTTTTGTTTGAGTTTGCATTAGTTACTACTCCTAAACAATTGCACAACAATATTCAATTTTTCTAACCTTGCAATAATCTGTAGGTGATTGCACTAATAATTGCAGCAGTTGGTAAAGTTAAAATCCACGATAGTAAAATCTGATAAAAAACACGAGTATTAGATTTAGATGTTTTGCTAATTAATCCTACACCAAAAATAGAACCAACTGAAACGTGAGTGGTAGAAACTGGAAGCCCAAACCGAGTAGCTGCAATGACCAAAACCCCAGTTACTATATTTGCTGATAAGCCTTGAGTAGGATTCATTGAGGTAATCTTTTCACTCATGGTTATTGCAACTTTTTGAGAGTTGAGTAAACCGCCAAGTGCCATTGCGATCGCTATTGTGATCGTTCCTCCTTGAATCGAGAAATACTCAATAATTAGGAGGAGTGAAACAATCTTAGGAGTATCATTTAATCCTCTAGCAAAACTGACAATTCCAGCGCTGAGAAAATGACAAGCATCAATCATTTTTTGGTTGACTGGTAGATGCCATTTTGAATTAATATAGCCAGATAATCTGTAAATTCCTGCTCCCAAGGGAATAGCAATAATTGGACTGAGTAATAAAGGCAAAATAAACGAATTTCCCAAAGCGGCAAAATTAACTTGTAGTCCGATCGCCACTAATCCAGCCCCAACCAACGCACCTGTTAAACTGTGAGTTGTGGAAATGGGAAACCCCATGAGGGTAGCAATGAGTACAGTCAATCCAGTAGCGATCGCTACTGCCAGATGAAACTCTGGGGCATTAGCGATCGCATCAGGTAATAGTCCTTTTCCAGAGAAGTTTTTAATTAATTCTCCTGCCAAAAAAGCCGCAGTTATTGCACCAGCAAAAGTTGTAAAAGTTGCCCACAAAATTGCTGTTTGATAACTGCTAGTTCTACTACCAAATAGCGTCGCTACACCTTTAAAATTATCATTTGCTCCATTTGAATATGCTAAAAAAAGCGTAGCTAAAAACAGACTAATTAACAGCATTTTGGAGTTTATAAAGAAGAAGTCAAAATTTAGAATCCAGAATGTAATTAGTGAAATATTCCAATTATGCATTCATTACCCAGTCGCACAGAACCATTCGGAATTCTGACTCCTGACACCTGAATTCTTTCTTAGATAAATTAACAGCAGCCACCACCGCTATAGTGCCAGGTTGAATCGGTAACAATTATTTCTGCTGGCTTGGTAGCAGCAAGTTTAGCAGCAGTTTTATCACACACCGCAGCCGGAATACTTAGCTGAAGTATATGACCTGCTAAATCGTCAAAGAAGGGTTCAGAACCAGCATAAATTGCCGTTTTTCCAGTGAAAATGCAAGCACCATCTTCTGGAATTACAACTTTAAATGAGACAGAATCCAGACTTTCTAAAAGTAGGTTTTCTTCTAAATTATAAGTCTGGGAATCTAGTAGGCGATAAGGACGACGGGCACGAATTTCAATTTGACCAAAACCAGCATTTATAATCCTTTCAGTATACTGTTGATATGTGAGTGCGCCTGATAAACACATGGCTCTCAGTCGCTCATCTTGTTGAAGATGTGCTGGAATGGGACGAGTAGCAATTGGATCGCTCATCTGTAAGCGTCCACCTGGTTTTAGTACGCGATATGCTTCTTTTAAAGCACGAGTTAAATCTTCTGGTTCAAAGATGTTGAAAAGGCAATTTTGTGCCACAACATCAACGCTAGCATCAGCAACAGGTAAGTTAAAAGCATCACCTTCGCAAATTTCTACAAAGCTGGTGTTAAACCAGGGATTTTCTTGAGCAGCAATTTCCAGATTACGTGTAGCTGCTTCCCGCATAGCCCCAACCGGTTCAACGGCAATTACAGCACTTGCATAGGGGGAAAAATAAGCGAATTGCAATGCTTCTAAGCCGCCGCCAACGCCGACGTACAGCACAGTAGGTTGCTTTCCTAGTTCAGTCGGGTGAACAGTAGTGCCACAACCATAATTCATTTCCTGCATTGGCAAAGGAATTTTCAATCCTGGTAGTTGCAGGGGCGTACTTTGTACACAACAAAGTCCAACTTGCGGGGTTTGGGCAACTTCACGATAGAATTGCGCTGCTGTTTCTAGATAGGTCATGCCATTTTGGGTTTTTAACTTTTATTTTGACGAGCACAGCTTTGTGCATCCTAATATAATTAACTCTGAGTTGGATGAGTTTTTGCTGAGATAGCCAAAAACCCCAAATCCTTCTGTGATAGAAAGATTTGGGGTTTTACCGTTATTTGACACTGGAAGACCAAGAAGAAGTAAGAGGAGATGAGGGAGAAATCAATTAAAAATTAAAAATGACGCTCACGGACTCGCTAATGCTGCGCTAACAAAATTCAAAATTAAAGAACTTTTGCCTTCTGCCTCCTCTTTCTCAATGCCCAATGCCCAATTCAATCATGCAATGTGTAGCCAACACCGATCACAGTTTGAATGAGACATTTTTCGTTATTGGCTTCAAGTTTCAGCCGCAGGTAGTTAATGTAAGGTTCAATGATGTTGGCATCGCTGATAAAGTCGTAACCCCAGACTTCCTCTAAAATGCGATCGCAGCTAATTACCTGTCGCGGATGAGCCAGTAAATATTCTAGTAAATCAAATTCCTTAGCAGTTAACTCAATTAACCGCCGATCTCGATACACTTCCCGCGTGCGACGATTTAAACTTAGGTCTTCAAATTCTAAAACATCTGCGGTCTCTGGTTGCTTGCTTCTTCGCAGGTGAGCGCCGACTCTGGCTAATAATTCATCAATGCTGAAGGGTTTAACGAGGTAATCATCAGCACCAGCGTCTAAGCCTGCAATGCGATCGCTCACTTCATCTTTGACGGTTAATAAGATGATCGGCACTTTATCAACAATATTTCGCAGACGGCTGTAAATTTCCAACCCCAACAAACCTGGCAACATCCAGTCTAAAATTACTAAATCCAGATGTAACTCACGCGCTGCGGTGAGTGCAGTCAATCCATCGTAGGCAATACTGACTTGATAGCCTTCATAATTCAATTCCAATTCGACAAATCGTGCCAGTTTGACCTCATCTTCAATCAGTAAGATGTGCGTCATGATGATGTTAATGATTTCAGCAGGATACGGTAAGCAACAATACGGTCTGGAAACACTTTAGTGAGGTGTCAGCTACTTACATAGCCAAACATCTAATTAGGTGTACGTTAGCTTAGTATAAACCTAAGATAAGTAACAACCGTAAATCTGCAATTACCGATCGCTGCTCGATCGAAGAACAATCCAACTGGCTATTAGCAATAAGCTGTGATATCTTCACCACATTCATCGGCAAGATAACAGAGCGCTCTAAAACGCAAACCAACCACTTCCTCGTATAGGGGATTTAATTTACACATAGGTGGAATATGAAATAACTTCCGACCAAACAGCGCGATGTCTCGCTCAAAGGGACACTGAGCAGGAATAGCTTTGCATAGGAAATGAGCCAATTTGGAGTTATGAATTTCTATGGTTTCCAACCACTCGCGGACTGGGTGTAGTGAATCGTTGTGTAAGTGAACTTGAATAAAGCTTGTCATAGTTTTTCACCTTGATAATTTCAAACTAGATTGAGTTTTTTGTATTTGAACCTTTATAAATAAATACAGTTAGGTTTTGTAGTTTTATGCACTTATTACTTTTTATTTGGTTCTCTACAGAGGTAGATGGAGTACTGTTAACTACACATTCAAGTACTACAGTTCCTGAGAATTTGTCCTGACTTTTCACTTCATATTGAAAAACCAACCTAAAACCTAACCCCCTAACTTTTCCCTAGTAGGGAAGGGGGAAAAATCAAAGTCTCTCCCCTGATAAGCTACGGTATACACACAAGTCGAAGAAAGCTCGATTTTCAGGGCAGAAATGTAGACAGGATAATGCTTTTCAGCCAATTGGCACTATTTGACAAACATTTCGGCTCAATACCTTAACGATGCAGAATTTTTCAGGTCACTGACAATACTTTATGCTTCTATAGGACTCAGCAGACGTACTACGGAGCAGTTGACTATCTCAAAGGCGAATTACTTCTTAAAGCCTATGGTGCAGGTAACTCAGAAAATACGATTGATTATCTACGTTATTTATTAGACCAGTCCCCTAAGCAACAATTACTTATTTTTTGGGATGGTGCTTCTTACCATCGTTCCCATGAAGTCCTTGACTTTTTAGCCGAGGTAAATCTTGGTTTACCGGAAGAAGAATCGCAAAAGTGATTTTACCACTCTTCAAATGTACGGAGATTTTTCAGAAATCAAATATTAGTCCTATATGGCGGTTCCCATTCAGATGCGATATAACGTTGTACAGCATCTGAATGGGAATTCTTCAAACATTACATTTTCAACCTTGATTTATTGCGCTTGGCTCCATGTAGATAATTTCCCAAATGTGGCCATCTAAGTCAGCAAATCCATGTCCATACATAAAACCATGATCTTGCGGTTCATTGTAGGTTGTTCCACCAGCAGCGACAGCCTTGCGAACTATTTCATCGACTTGTTCTCGGCTATCAGAAGATAAACACACAAGCACTTCTGTGCTTTTTGTCGCATCACAAATTTCTTTGGGAGTAAACGTTTTAAACTTCTCATGGGTCAAGAGCATGACGAAAATGTTTTCGGACACAATCATACAGGTGGAAGTTTCGTCAGTGAATTGAGAATTAAACTCAAAGTCTAGTTGAGTAAAGAACTCGATCGATTGATTGAGGTTTTTGACTGGCAGATTAACGAAAATTTGAGTACTCATGGGTTCTTCTTTTGAATTATTGCACAGTGAAAGATCGGCGAAAAAGCGCTGAGGTTTTACTCTAGGGAAGATGCCTATAAGCGCCTCCCCACAAGTCAAGCAGTTTTCTGGCAATTGACCATCCACGGAATACCGAATCGATCGACCAACATGCCAAAGCGGACAGACCAAAAGGTTTGATCGATCGGCATCTTCACTTTTCCGTTTTCTGCTAGGGTATGAAAAATGTGTTCTGCCTCTGCTGGCTCGTCAACGCTGATTTGCACGTAAAAGCCTTGGGGTGTATCAAAATACCCAGGCGGGCTGTCAGAACCCATCAAGAGGCGATCGCCCAGATCGAGGCAGACGTGCATGATTTTGTCATGCCATCCGGCAGGTATATGCTCGGCTGAGGGTGCATCTCCGTGGGTCATCATCATGACAATTTTGCCACCAAGACAGTGTTCGTAGAACTTGAACGCTACTTCACAGTTGCCGTTGAACATGAGATAAGGATTGAGTTTCATGGCGTTGGCTCAGTAGATTAGCCTATGGGTTTAGCGTGAATACAGCTTGAGAAGTCTCTGGATCGAATGGAACCGAGAGATGTTCGTGTAATATCTGCCATTCGCCTTGATTTTTCTGGCAGACAACGGTGACGCGCATCCACGTCTGCATTGCTGGATGGTCTTGGGTTCCTGTGAAGCGAAATAGCCAATGTGCAACTGCTAAGTCTTCACTGACGGTAATCTTGAGGTCTCGTGTTTCAATCTCAAAGGTGTCGGGGAAGTAAGGCAAACATTCTGACCACACTTGACCCCAAGCATCTTTTCCTTGGGTTTGGAAAGGAGGTTTAACATCGAAGATGATGACCTCGGTGGCATAATAGGACATGATTTGCTCAACATCCTTGGTGCAGATGGCACGTTGTTGCTCGGCAATTAGTTGGCGAATCTGAACTTCATTAGTTGCGATCGTGCTTTTGGTTGTCATTGTCATCTCTCCTTTTGGGTTGAAGTTGAGTGCAGTTACGAATTCTCTGGTAAGCCTGCAACTTCAATTACAGGTCGAATTTCAACGGTGCCGACGCGTGCGCCTGGAATCCGCGCGGCGATCGCGATCGCTTCGTCGAGATCCTGAGCATTAATCAGAAAAAAACCGCCCAATTGTTCGCGAGTTTCTGCAAACGGTCCGTCAGTTACTAGCGGTTTGCCGTCGCGCAGCCGAACGCTGGTTGCAGTTGCCACAGGATGGAGTGGGGCGGTTGCAAGATACTGCCCCTTCGAGTTGAGTTGTTGTGCCAGTTGCGCGGATTCTACATAACAATGTTCCCGTTCGGTTTGGCTCAGGGCATTTTCCTCCAGGTAAATCAGCAGCAAATATTTCATCGGGTTGCCTCCTTTATTTCCCTTCTTTCGTAAGTCGAACGGTGCTGTTTCAAATCGACAACACTCCGCCAAAAATTTTGATCGTTTAGTACGATCGGGGTATACCTCCCTTATTCCCTTTTTTCGTAAGTCGAACGGTGCTGTTTCAAATCGACAACACTCCGCCAAAAATTTTGATCGTTTAGTACGATCGGGGTATACCTCCCTTATTCCCTTTTTTCGTAAGTCGAACGGTGCTGCCTCAAATCGACACCTCGCCAAAAATTTTTTATGTCAGGTATAATCCCAAACGCAAAAACAGACGTAAACCAAGCGATCGCCTCCCTTTATCGGGCTGAATGGGGGCGGATCGTCGCCATCCTCATCCGGTTGGTGGGAGATTTCGATGTGGCTGAAGAAGCGGTACAGGAAGCTTTTATAGCCGCCGTGAATCAATGGCAGTCTAGCGGCGTGCCCGATCTCCCACGTGCATGGATCGTCAAAACAGCCCGATACAAAGCCATCGATCGCCTCCGACGGCGGACACGGCTGACGGAAAAACTGGAATGGTACGCCGCCTCCGGGTTGATTCCAACTCGCGAGGAGCCAACTTACGACACAGACAAAATTCCAGACGATCGGCTGCGGCTGATCTTTACTTGCTGCCACCCAGCACTAGGGATTGAGGCGCAGGTGGCTTTGACGCTGCGCCTCCTGGGCGGACTTGAAACAGATGAAATTGCGCGGGCGTTTCTCGTACCCACGGCAACGATGGCGCAACGGCTGGTACGTGCCAAGCGCAAGATTCGGGATGCAGGTATTCCCTATAAAGTGCCGGACACAACCGATCTGTCTGTGCGGGTAGACGCAGTGCTGACGGCGATCTATCTGATTTTCAATGAGGGCTACGCGACAACTAGGGGCGAGATGATGGTGAGGGCTGACCTCTGCACAGAAGCGATTCGGCTGGGTCGCCTCGTAAGGACGTTGATGGCACCGCAACCGCCCTCAGAAGTGACTGCACTCTTGGCGTTGATGTTGCTGCACGACTCCCGGCGCGATGCCCGTTTGGATGAGGTAGGCGATCTGGTGTTGCTCGAAGATCAGGATCGTCGTCGCTGGAACCAACAGCAGATTGCTGAGGCGCTACCGCTCGTTGAAGAGGCACTGGGGGGCGAGATTGGTTCGTTTGCAGTGCAAGCAGCGATCGCGGCACTACATTGTCAGGCAGCACAAGCAGAAGAAACGGACTGGTTACAAATTGTCCGCCTCTACGATTTGCTCGAACGCTTGCAGCCCTCGCCAATTGTGTCGCTGAACCGGGCGGTGGCGATTTCAATGATAGAGAGTCCTCAGACGGCCCTCGAACTGATTGATCGGCTTGCCCCCCAACTTAATGGCTACCATCTATTTCACGCCACCCGTGCCGAGATGCTGCGCCGCATCGGAGCCTCAGCGTCAGCCGCACAGAGCTACGCGATCGCGCTCATGCTAGTCACTAATGACAGCGAACGCCGCTTTCTGGAGCGTCGGCGGCGCGAAGTTCAGCCTTAAGGACAGGGGAATTTTACCAAGAAGCATTCATATAGGATACATCTGTGCAGGATGGCTGGGG harbors:
- a CDS encoding ribbon-helix-helix domain-containing protein: MTNIQISLPESMKVFVEEQVAKGGYSSAISSGS
- a CDS encoding SDR family NAD(P)-dependent oxidoreductase, producing MSFIDEINPVNALIVGASQGIGLGFVKNLLQDHRIAKIYATSRQLESASELIALVDKYPERLICLEIDITEELQIIEAVQKIHTQVDKLHLVVNCVGLLHEDTLQPEKSLRQINSENLLRYFQINSIGGVLLAKHLLPLFRHGERSVFATISAKLGSIGDNQLGGWYGYRASKAALNMLMRTAAIEYKRSCPKALIVTLHPGTTDTRLSRPFQGNVPAEKLFSVERTVTQLLAVIEQLQEGDSGHFFSWDGSRLPW
- a CDS encoding YciI family protein, with protein sequence MAECCRFETAPFDLRKKGNKGGNPMKYLLLIYLEENALSQTEREHCYVESAQLAQQLNSKGQYLATAPLHPVATATSVRLRDGKPLVTDGPFAETREQLGGFFLINAQDLDEAIAIAARIPGARVGTVEIRPVIEVAGLPENS
- a CDS encoding response regulator transcription factor, coding for MTHILLIEDEVKLARFVELELNYEGYQVSIAYDGLTALTAARELHLDLVILDWMLPGLLGLEIYSRLRNIVDKVPIILLTVKDEVSDRIAGLDAGADDYLVKPFSIDELLARVGAHLRRSKQPETADVLEFEDLSLNRRTREVYRDRRLIELTAKEFDLLEYLLAHPRQVISCDRILEEVWGYDFISDANIIEPYINYLRLKLEANNEKCLIQTVIGVGYTLHD
- the arsS gene encoding arsenosugar biosynthesis radical SAM (seleno)protein ArsS (Some members of this family are selenoproteins.) → MQTQTKILLDTAITAFKNKLSSPLSKKGITVLQINLGKRCNLACTHCHVEAGPKRTEELSPEICEQLILLIHKFPEIKIVDLTGGAPEMNYGFKPLVEAAKATDKQVIVRSNLTIYFEDGFGDLPEYFAQNQVRIVASLPCYLADNVDKMRGTGVFDSSVKALQWLNQLGYGKNQNLILDLVFNPQLPTDEKFSLAPEQSNLEQDYKMFLQEHFNIVFNNLFTFTNLPVGRTKMHLERRKLYTSYLQFLESHFNPSTVEHLMCRDELSIDYLGNVYDCDFNQMMNLPAKTRNGETLTVGKLLEAGSLDLISEVQTAAYCYGCTAGCGSSCGGALL
- a CDS encoding VOC family protein yields the protein MSTQIFVNLPVKNLNQSIEFFTQLDFEFNSQFTDETSTCMIVSENIFVMLLTHEKFKTFTPKEICDATKSTEVLVCLSSDSREQVDEIVRKAVAAGGTTYNEPQDHGFMYGHGFADLDGHIWEIIYMEPSAINQG
- a CDS encoding RNA polymerase sigma factor, whose amino-acid sequence is MSGIIPNAKTDVNQAIASLYRAEWGRIVAILIRLVGDFDVAEEAVQEAFIAAVNQWQSSGVPDLPRAWIVKTARYKAIDRLRRRTRLTEKLEWYAASGLIPTREEPTYDTDKIPDDRLRLIFTCCHPALGIEAQVALTLRLLGGLETDEIARAFLVPTATMAQRLVRAKRKIRDAGIPYKVPDTTDLSVRVDAVLTAIYLIFNEGYATTRGEMMVRADLCTEAIRLGRLVRTLMAPQPPSEVTALLALMLLHDSRRDARLDEVGDLVLLEDQDRRRWNQQQIAEALPLVEEALGGEIGSFAVQAAIAALHCQAAQAEETDWLQIVRLYDLLERLQPSPIVSLNRAVAISMIESPQTALELIDRLAPQLNGYHLFHATRAEMLRRIGASASAAQSYAIALMLVTNDSERRFLERRRREVQP
- a CDS encoding Mo-dependent nitrogenase C-terminal domain-containing protein, whose protein sequence is MTSFIQVHLHNDSLHPVREWLETIEIHNSKLAHFLCKAIPAQCPFERDIALFGRKLFHIPPMCKLNPLYEEVVGLRFRALCYLADECGEDITAYC
- a CDS encoding YybH family protein gives rise to the protein MTTKSTIATNEVQIRQLIAEQQRAICTKDVEQIMSYYATEVIIFDVKPPFQTQGKDAWGQVWSECLPYFPDTFEIETRDLKITVSEDLAVAHWLFRFTGTQDHPAMQTWMRVTVVCQKNQGEWQILHEHLSVPFDPETSQAVFTLNP
- a CDS encoding VOC family protein, with the protein product MKLNPYLMFNGNCEVAFKFYEHCLGGKIVMMMTHGDAPSAEHIPAGWHDKIMHVCLDLGDRLLMGSDSPPGYFDTPQGFYVQISVDEPAEAEHIFHTLAENGKVKMPIDQTFWSVRFGMLVDRFGIPWMVNCQKTA
- a CDS encoding alpha/beta hydrolase codes for the protein MIDHSDRLASRKEGRFQGVGGLELYYQSWHPEGKVRAILAIVHGLGAHSDRYSNIIEHLIPKQYAVYALDLRGHGRSPGQQGYINAWSEFCKDLGAFLQLIQTQNPGCPVFLLGHSLGAVIVLDYILRYPQQASLLQGAIALAPTLGKVGVSPIRVLLGKMLSRVWPRFTLNTGIDISAASRDPQVLAAIAQDTMRHTLATARLATEFFATVDWINAHAGDWQLPLLILHGGADRVALPAGSDIFYQRVNCTDKLRIEYTGAYHEIQSDINYREVMGDLEDWLERHLPSEVVQLGRGSAELEFPNS
- the arsM gene encoding arsenosugar biosynthesis arsenite methyltransferase ArsM, whose translation is MTYLETAAQFYREVAQTPQVGLCCVQSTPLQLPGLKIPLPMQEMNYGCGTTVHPTELGKQPTVLYVGVGGGLEALQFAYFSPYASAVIAVEPVGAMREAATRNLEIAAQENPWFNTSFVEICEGDAFNLPVADASVDVVAQNCLFNIFEPEDLTRALKEAYRVLKPGGRLQMSDPIATRPIPAHLQQDERLRAMCLSGALTYQQYTERIINAGFGQIEIRARRPYRLLDSQTYNLEENLLLESLDSVSFKVVIPEDGACIFTGKTAIYAGSEPFFDDLAGHILQLSIPAAVCDKTAAKLAATKPAEIIVTDSTWHYSGGGCC
- a CDS encoding inorganic phosphate transporter, which translates into the protein MLLISLFLATLFLAYSNGANDNFKGVATLFGSRTSSYQTAILWATFTTFAGAITAAFLAGELIKNFSGKGLLPDAIANAPEFHLAVAIATGLTVLIATLMGFPISTTHSLTGALVGAGLVAIGLQVNFAALGNSFILPLLLSPIIAIPLGAGIYRLSGYINSKWHLPVNQKMIDACHFLSAGIVSFARGLNDTPKIVSLLLIIEYFSIQGGTITIAIAMALGGLLNSQKVAITMSEKITSMNPTQGLSANIVTGVLVIAATRFGLPVSTTHVSVGSIFGVGLISKTSKSNTRVFYQILLSWILTLPTAAIISAITYRLLQG